A DNA window from Amycolatopsis sp. DSM 110486 contains the following coding sequences:
- a CDS encoding sarcosine oxidase subunit delta translates to MQLIPCPWCGPREETEFHYGGQAHVAYPQDPAALSDEDWAKFVFFRANPSGPLPERWTHSAGCRRWFNAVRDTRTHDLLAVYRLDEPRPVIP, encoded by the coding sequence GTGCAACTCATCCCGTGCCCGTGGTGCGGTCCCCGCGAGGAGACCGAGTTCCACTACGGCGGCCAAGCGCACGTCGCCTACCCGCAGGACCCGGCCGCACTGTCCGACGAGGACTGGGCAAAGTTCGTGTTCTTCCGCGCCAACCCCAGCGGCCCGCTGCCCGAGCGGTGGACCCACAGCGCGGGCTGCCGCCGGTGGTTCAACGCCGTGCGCGACACCCGCACCCACGACCTCCTGGCGGTCTACCGCCTCGACGAGCCCAGGCCGGTGATCCCGTGA
- a CDS encoding GntR family transcriptional regulator — MSTQVNSPIPVSGPSLAEQAYLFIRDRLVMLDIKPGDPINEDWLGSTLGMGRTPVREALKRLETEHLVVAYPRRGTFATDVNISDLAHISEVRRTLEPMATAAAAERASDADRAGLTVLREQLDTANPADNTELLRTDLELHRAIYGCVHNPFLEDTLIHYDNLATRIWCVFLPRLRGMAGHVNEHLPLLTAIIEGDAKKAADLTLDHVTGFEQAIRALI; from the coding sequence GTGAGCACCCAGGTCAACAGCCCGATCCCGGTCAGCGGCCCGTCACTCGCGGAACAGGCCTACCTGTTCATCCGCGACCGCCTCGTCATGCTCGACATCAAACCGGGCGACCCGATCAACGAAGACTGGCTCGGCAGCACGCTCGGCATGGGTCGCACGCCCGTGCGCGAGGCGCTCAAACGCCTCGAGACCGAGCACCTCGTGGTCGCCTACCCACGCCGCGGCACGTTCGCCACCGACGTGAACATCTCCGACCTCGCGCACATCTCTGAGGTGCGCCGCACCCTGGAGCCGATGGCGACGGCAGCCGCGGCCGAGCGCGCGTCGGACGCCGACCGCGCCGGCCTCACGGTGCTGCGCGAGCAGCTCGACACGGCGAACCCGGCCGACAACACCGAACTGCTGCGCACCGACCTCGAACTGCACCGCGCGATCTACGGCTGCGTGCACAACCCGTTCCTCGAGGACACCCTGATCCACTACGACAACCTCGCCACCCGCATCTGGTGTGTGTTCCTGCCGCGCCTGCGCGGCATGGCCGGCCACGTGAACGAGCACCTGCCGCTGCTCACGGCGATCATCGAGGGCGACGCGAAGAAGGCCGCCGACCTCACACTCGACCACGTGACCGGGTTCGAACAGGCGATCCGCGCGCTGATCTAA
- a CDS encoding sarcosine oxidase subunit beta family protein: MNPTAPGADLPEHPDFLWDNPEPKRSYDVVVVGGGGHGLATAYYLAKVHGITNVAVLEKGWLAGGNMARNTTIIRSNYLWDESSGIYEHSLKLWEGLEEDLGYPILFSQRGVLNLAHSLQDVRDSVRRVEANKLNGIDAEWVDAAGVREICPIVNTLPDVRYPVLGATYQPRAGIAKHDYVAWGFARAAAALGVDLIQDCEVTGIESTAGRVTAVNTTRGRIGAGKVALCAAGHSSVVAKMAGFDLPLVSHPLQALVSELLEPVHPTVVMSNAVHVYVSQAHKGELVMGAGIDSYAGYGQRGAFHIIEDQMAAALELFPVFARAHLLRTWAGIVDVTPDASPIVGLTPVENLYVNCGWGTGGFKATPGVGDCFAHTVAKGKPHPYAEPFTLDRFTTGALVDEHGAAAVAH, translated from the coding sequence GTGAACCCGACGGCCCCCGGCGCCGACCTGCCCGAACACCCGGACTTCCTCTGGGACAACCCGGAGCCGAAGCGGTCCTACGACGTCGTCGTGGTCGGCGGCGGGGGCCACGGCCTCGCGACCGCCTACTACCTCGCGAAGGTCCACGGCATCACCAACGTCGCCGTGCTGGAGAAAGGCTGGCTCGCGGGCGGCAACATGGCCCGCAACACCACCATCATCCGGTCCAACTACCTCTGGGACGAGAGCTCCGGCATCTACGAGCACTCGCTGAAGCTGTGGGAAGGCCTGGAGGAGGACCTCGGCTACCCGATCCTGTTCAGCCAGCGCGGCGTGCTCAATCTCGCGCACAGCCTGCAGGACGTGCGGGACAGCGTTCGCCGCGTCGAGGCCAACAAGCTCAACGGCATCGACGCCGAGTGGGTCGACGCGGCCGGGGTCAGGGAGATCTGCCCGATCGTCAACACCTTGCCCGACGTGCGGTACCCGGTGCTGGGCGCCACCTACCAGCCGCGCGCGGGGATCGCGAAGCACGACTACGTGGCGTGGGGTTTCGCCCGCGCGGCCGCCGCGCTGGGCGTCGACCTCATCCAGGACTGCGAGGTCACGGGCATCGAGAGCACAGCCGGCCGCGTGACCGCGGTCAACACGACGCGGGGCCGGATCGGGGCCGGCAAGGTCGCGTTGTGCGCCGCCGGGCACTCGTCGGTGGTCGCGAAGATGGCGGGGTTCGACCTGCCGCTGGTGTCGCACCCGTTGCAGGCGCTCGTGTCGGAGCTGCTCGAACCGGTGCACCCGACCGTGGTCATGTCGAACGCCGTGCACGTGTACGTGTCCCAGGCGCACAAGGGCGAGCTCGTGATGGGCGCCGGTATCGACTCCTACGCGGGCTACGGCCAGCGCGGCGCGTTCCACATCATCGAGGACCAGATGGCCGCCGCGCTGGAGCTGTTCCCGGTGTTCGCGCGGGCGCACCTACTGCGCACGTGGGCCGGGATCGTGGACGTCACGCCCGACGCGTCGCCGATCGTCGGCCTCACGCCCGTGGAGAACCTCTACGTCAACTGCGGCTGGGGCACCGGCGGGTTCAAAGCCACGCCCGGCGTCGGCGACTGCTTCGCCCACACCGTGGCGAAGGGCAAGCCGCACCCGTACGCCGAGCCGTTCACCCTCGACCGGTTCACCACCGGCGCCCTCGTCGACGAGCACGGCGCCGCAGCCGTCGCCCACTAG
- the glyA gene encoding serine hydroxymethyltransferase, translating into MTSTIGEAGAVLGRSLQDFDPDVAAAIGAELGRQQSTLEMIASENFAPTAVLQAQGSVLTNKYAEGYPGRRYYGGCEHVDVLENLARERVKELFGARFANVQPHSGAQANAAAMAALLKPGDRILGLALAHGGHLTHGMRINFSGLLYEVSVYEVSEKDFRVDLAEVARLAREHRPKLIIAGWSAYPRQLDFARFREIADEVGAYLMVDMAHFAGLVAAGLHPSPVPHAHVTTTTTHKTLGGPRGGVVLTNDPELAKKVNSAVFPGQQGGPLEHVIAAKAVAFKMAAEPEFAERQLRTLRGAKLLADRLLAEDTTAAGISVLTGGTDVHLVLADLRDSVLDGKQAEDGLHSVGITVNRNAVPFDPRPPMVTSGIRIGTPALATRGFGDDEFREVADIVATALLPGFDETVAEKLRARVAALTARFPLYPDLEAPQ; encoded by the coding sequence ATGACCTCGACGATCGGGGAAGCGGGCGCCGTGCTCGGCCGCTCCCTGCAGGACTTCGACCCGGACGTGGCCGCCGCGATCGGCGCCGAGCTGGGCCGCCAGCAGTCGACGCTGGAGATGATCGCCAGCGAGAACTTCGCGCCCACGGCGGTGCTGCAGGCGCAGGGCTCGGTGCTCACCAACAAGTACGCCGAGGGCTACCCCGGCCGGCGCTACTACGGCGGGTGCGAGCACGTGGACGTGCTGGAGAACCTGGCGCGCGAGCGCGTCAAGGAGCTCTTCGGCGCCCGCTTCGCGAACGTGCAGCCGCATTCGGGCGCGCAGGCCAACGCCGCCGCCATGGCCGCGCTGCTCAAGCCCGGCGACCGCATCCTCGGCCTCGCGCTCGCGCACGGCGGGCACCTCACGCACGGCATGCGGATCAACTTCTCCGGCCTGCTCTATGAAGTCTCGGTCTACGAGGTGTCCGAAAAGGACTTCCGCGTGGACCTGGCCGAGGTCGCGCGGCTCGCGCGGGAGCACCGGCCGAAGCTGATCATCGCCGGCTGGTCGGCCTACCCGCGGCAGCTGGACTTCGCGCGGTTCCGCGAGATCGCCGACGAGGTGGGCGCGTACCTGATGGTCGACATGGCGCACTTCGCCGGCCTCGTGGCCGCCGGGCTGCACCCGTCGCCGGTGCCTCACGCGCACGTCACGACCACGACCACGCACAAGACCCTCGGCGGCCCGCGCGGCGGCGTCGTGCTGACGAACGACCCGGAGCTGGCGAAGAAGGTGAACTCCGCGGTATTCCCCGGCCAGCAGGGCGGCCCGTTGGAGCACGTGATCGCGGCGAAGGCGGTGGCGTTCAAGATGGCCGCCGAACCGGAGTTCGCCGAACGCCAGCTGCGGACGTTGCGCGGCGCGAAGCTGCTCGCCGACCGGCTGCTGGCCGAGGACACCACGGCGGCCGGCATCTCCGTGCTGACCGGCGGCACCGACGTGCACCTGGTGCTGGCCGACCTGCGCGACTCCGTGTTGGACGGAAAGCAGGCCGAGGACGGCCTGCATTCGGTGGGGATCACGGTGAACCGCAACGCGGTGCCGTTCGACCCGCGGCCGCCGATGGTCACCTCGGGCATTCGCATCGGCACCCCGGCGCTGGCGACTCGCGGCTTCGGTGACGACGAGTTCCGGGAGGTCGCGGACATCGTGGCCACAGCGTTGCTGCCTGGTTTCGACGAAACCGTCGCCGAGAAGCTGCGCGCCCGCGTGGCTGCGCTCACCGCGAGGTTCCCGCTGTACCCGGACTTGGAGGCCCCGCAGTGA